A window of the Citrus sinensis cultivar Valencia sweet orange chromosome 9, DVS_A1.0, whole genome shotgun sequence genome harbors these coding sequences:
- the LOC102617268 gene encoding DNA polymerase I A, chloroplastic/mitochondrial isoform X2: protein MGVSPNLTTRKWSPCSSPNVPLTSFKRREGCVTNTTFPNIMMSSSFPRFYSSFNNARRFPIKKYAYRLSVGASSAKMVPFCQDLNSFEGNYSSKGTFDLPKIDEKREKLHGKQFLEVASFYRPNPSNFSNETFSAKNTIHSSRGWMTETTRLHVMKEVESCQTNTESSRDEKEDAKAQDRKRAAISTVINILESKHNRSLTSSKTECLQDSSFYSPIMSSKPHFFQKFEQQKKPIFKGLADLRNGAVGGHPKNHPGSVMAVTKQVTGSEEKSEDFVNDQIPLDKMTNMECLRYEKEVAEYQERKGATVLTVPNLSDFRNSEIECFEDGSSYTPPPKLVSFKRSNQKNPKNDAAEGTGQNKKASENENSEKLEILRSKLASFYSNVMVVDNVSAAKKVVWMLTNKYKHLVHACDTEVAKIDVKQETPVDHGEVICFSIYSGPEADFGNGKSCIWVDLLDGGGRDLLNEFAPFFEDPSIKKVWHNYSFDNHVLENYGLKVSGFHADTMHMARLWDSSRRTEGGYSLEALTGDRKVMSEDKKAYQKDMSMGNTDEGFMGKISMKDIFGRRKLKKDGSAGKISTIAPVEELQREERELWISYSAFDSINTLKLYKSLKKKLLEMSWKLDGKPVPGKSMFDFYQEYWQPFGEILVKMETEGMLVDREYLSEIEKVARAEQEAAVNRFRKWASKHCPDAKYMNVGSDTQLRQLLFGGKPNSKDDSESLPIERIFKVPNTEGVIAEGKKTPSKFRNITLRSIGVDLPTEMYTATGWPSVGGDALKTLARNISAEYDCVDGAHDLDDSGCTEETEYKGAVASNNKIFATEQEAREACDAISALCEVCSIDSLISNFILPLQGSNVSGKNGRVHCSLNINTETGRLSARRPNLQNQPALEKDRYKIRQAFIAVPGNSLIVADYGQLELRILAHLANCKSMLDAFKAGGDFHSRTAMNMYPHIRNAVETGQVLLEWHGEDKPPVPLLKNK, encoded by the exons ATGGGAGTCTCCCCGAATCTCACCACCAGAAAGTGGTCTCCTTGCTCCTCTCCTAATGTCCCTCTCACTTCTTTTAAAAG gaGAGAAGGCTGCGTAACGAACACTACCTTTCCCAACATTATGATGTCGAGTAGTTTTCCCCGATTTTATAGTTCTTTTAACAATGCTAGGAGATTtcccattaaaaaatatgcttATAGACTTTCGGTGGGTGCTTCATCAGCTAAGATGGTCCCTTTCTGCCAAGATCTCAACAGTTTTGAAGGAAACTACTCCTCGAAAGGAACTTTTGATCTGCCAAAAATAgatgaaaaaagagaaaaacttcATGGAAAACAATTTCTGGAGGTTGCATCCTTCTATCGTCCTAATCCTTCTAATTTCAGCAATGAAACATTTTCTGCAAAAAATACTATCCACAGTTCGAGAGGGTGGATGACAGAAACGACCAGACTGCATgtaatgaaagaagtagaatCTTGTCAGACAAATACAGAGAGCTCGAGAGATGAGAAGGAAGATGCAAAAGCTCAAGATAGAAAAAGAGCTGCCATTTCTACTGTTATCAACATACTGGAGTCCAAGCACAACAGATCACTTACTTCATCAAAGACTGAGTGCTTGCAAGACAGTAGTTTCTATTCTCCAATCATGAGTTCTAAGCCACatttttttcagaaatttGAGCAGCAGAAGAAGCCCATTTTTAAGGGACTAGCAGATCTCAGAAATGGTGCAGTAGGTGGCCATCCTAAGAATCATCCTGGATCTGTGATGGCTGTTACTAAACAAGTTACTGGCAGTGAAGAAAAAAGCGAAGACTTTGTGAATGATCAAATACCCTTGGACAAGATGACTAATATGGAGTGCTTGCGATATGAAAAGGAAGTTGCAGAATATCAAGAGAGAAAAGGAGCCACTGTTTTGACAGTTCCCAACTTGTCAGATTTCAGGAACTCAGAGATTGAGTGCTTTGAAGATGGTAGTTCCTATACACCTCCTCCAAAACTAGTTAGTTTTAAGCGAAGCAATCAAAAGAATCCTAAGAATGATGCTGCAGAAGGTACTGGCCAGAACAAAAAGGCttcagaaaatgaaaatagtgaAAAACTCGAGATTCTTCGCAGTAAACTTGCTAGCTTCTACAGCAATGTTATGGTTGTTGATAATGTTTCTGCCGCAAAGAAGGTTGTATGGATGCTTACAAACAAATATAAGCATCTTGTCCATGCATGTGATACTGAG GTGGCCAAAATTGATGTGAAGCAAGAGACACCTGTTGATCATGGAGAAGTGATATGCTTCAGTATTTATTCTGGACCAGAAGCAGATTTTGGAAATGGGAAGTCCTGCATCTGGGTTGATCTTCTTGATGGTGGTGGCAGGGACCTTTTGAATGAATTTGCTCCATTTTTTGAGGATCCATCCATCAAAAAG GTTTGGCATAACTATAGCTTTGATAACCATGTCCTTGAGAACTATGGGCTGAAGGTTTCTGGTTTTCATGCTGACACAATGCATATGGCACGGCTTTGGGATTCATCGAGACGCACAGAGGGTGGGTACAGTCTTGAAGCACTTACAGGTGATCGGAAAGTCATGTCTGAGGATAAGAAAGCTTATCAGAAAGACATGTCTATGGGCAACACAGATGAGGGTTTCATGGGCAAAATATCAATGAAAGATATCTTTGGCAGGAGAAAGTTGAAAAAGGATGGATCTGCAGGCAAAATAAGCACCATTGCTCCTGTTGAAGAGCTTCAAAGAGAGGAGCGAGAGTTGTGGATCTCTTATTCTGCCTTTGATTCAATAAACACACTGAAACTTTATAAgagcttgaaaaaaaaacttttagaaATGTCATGGAAACTTGATGGGAAACCAGTTCCAGGAAAATCCATGTTTGACTTTTATCAGGAATACTGGCAACCATTTGGTGAGATTCTAGTTAAAATGGAAACTGAGGGGATGTTGGTGGATCGGGAATATCTTTCTGAGATTGAGAAGGTGGCCAGAGCAGAGCAAGAAGCTGCCGTTAACAGGTTCCGAAAATGGGCATCTAAGCATTGTCCTGATGCTAAGTATATGAACGTGGGAAGTGACACACAACTGCGCCAGCTTTTATTTGGTGGCAAGCCTAACAG caAGGATGACTCAGAGAGTCTTCCAATTGAGAGAATTTTCAAAGTTCCCAACACTGAAGGAGTGATTGCAGAAGGCAAGAAGACTCCCTCAAAATTTCGCAATATCACGTTGCGCAGCATTGGCGTTGATCTGCCAACTGAGATGTACACGGCCACTGGTTGGCCCTCTGTTGGTGGAGACGCTTTAAAGACCTTAGCTAGGAACATTTCTGCAGAGTATGATTGTGTGGATGGGGCTCATGACTTGGATGATTCTGGATGTACAGAAGAGACAGAATACAAGGGTGCAGTTGCATCAAATAACAAGATATTTGCAACAGAGCAGGAGGCAAGGGAAGCTTGTGATGCCATTTCTGCTTTATGTGAAGTTTGCTCTATTGACTCCTTGATATCCAACTTCATCCTTCCCTTGCAG GGGAGTAATGTTTCAGGCAAGAATGGACGTGTTCATTGTTCGTTAAATATCAACACAGAAACTGGGCGCTTGTCAGCAAGGAGGCCAAATTTGCAG AATCAACCCGCTTTGGAGAAGGACCGGTATAAGATCCGTCAGGCATTCATAGCTGTACCTGGAAATTCTCTTATTGTTGCTGATTACGGGCAG CTGGAACTTAGGATTCTTGCACATCTCGCCAATTGTAAGAGCATGTTGGATGCCTTCAAAGCTGGTGGAGATTTCCATTCAAGGACTGCAATGAATATGTATCCACATATACGTAATGCTGTTGAAACAGGGCAAGTGCTGCTTGAATGGCATGGTGAAGATAAACCCCCTGTTCCATTATTGAAG AACAAGTAA
- the LOC102617268 gene encoding DNA polymerase I B, chloroplastic/mitochondrial isoform X1, with protein sequence MGVSPNLTTRKWSPCSSPNVPLTSFKRREGCVTNTTFPNIMMSSSFPRFYSSFNNARRFPIKKYAYRLSVGASSAKMVPFCQDLNSFEGNYSSKGTFDLPKIDEKREKLHGKQFLEVASFYRPNPSNFSNETFSAKNTIHSSRGWMTETTRLHVMKEVESCQTNTESSRDEKEDAKAQDRKRAAISTVINILESKHNRSLTSSKTECLQDSSFYSPIMSSKPHFFQKFEQQKKPIFKGLADLRNGAVGGHPKNHPGSVMAVTKQVTGSEEKSEDFVNDQIPLDKMTNMECLRYEKEVAEYQERKGATVLTVPNLSDFRNSEIECFEDGSSYTPPPKLVSFKRSNQKNPKNDAAEGTGQNKKASENENSEKLEILRSKLASFYSNVMVVDNVSAAKKVVWMLTNKYKHLVHACDTEVAKIDVKQETPVDHGEVICFSIYSGPEADFGNGKSCIWVDLLDGGGRDLLNEFAPFFEDPSIKKVWHNYSFDNHVLENYGLKVSGFHADTMHMARLWDSSRRTEGGYSLEALTGDRKVMSEDKKAYQKDMSMGNTDEGFMGKISMKDIFGRRKLKKDGSAGKISTIAPVEELQREERELWISYSAFDSINTLKLYKSLKKKLLEMSWKLDGKPVPGKSMFDFYQEYWQPFGEILVKMETEGMLVDREYLSEIEKVARAEQEAAVNRFRKWASKHCPDAKYMNVGSDTQLRQLLFGGKPNSKDDSESLPIERIFKVPNTEGVIAEGKKTPSKFRNITLRSIGVDLPTEMYTATGWPSVGGDALKTLARNISAEYDCVDGAHDLDDSGCTEETEYKGAVASNNKIFATEQEAREACDAISALCEVCSIDSLISNFILPLQGSNVSGKNGRVHCSLNINTETGRLSARRPNLQNQPALEKDRYKIRQAFIAVPGNSLIVADYGQLELRILAHLANCKSMLDAFKAGGDFHSRTAMNMYPHIRNAVETGQVLLEWHGEDKPPVPLLKDAFASERRKAKMLNFSIAYGKTPVGLARDWKVSVEEAKKTVDLWYNERQEVLTWQEARKKESRIDNHVHTLLGRARRFPAIKSLTRSQRNHIERAAINTPVQGSAADVAMCAMLEISKNARLKELGWKLLLQVHDEVILEGPSESAEVAKAIVVECMSKPFNGKNNLRVDLSVDAKCAQNWYSAK encoded by the exons ATGGGAGTCTCCCCGAATCTCACCACCAGAAAGTGGTCTCCTTGCTCCTCTCCTAATGTCCCTCTCACTTCTTTTAAAAG gaGAGAAGGCTGCGTAACGAACACTACCTTTCCCAACATTATGATGTCGAGTAGTTTTCCCCGATTTTATAGTTCTTTTAACAATGCTAGGAGATTtcccattaaaaaatatgcttATAGACTTTCGGTGGGTGCTTCATCAGCTAAGATGGTCCCTTTCTGCCAAGATCTCAACAGTTTTGAAGGAAACTACTCCTCGAAAGGAACTTTTGATCTGCCAAAAATAgatgaaaaaagagaaaaacttcATGGAAAACAATTTCTGGAGGTTGCATCCTTCTATCGTCCTAATCCTTCTAATTTCAGCAATGAAACATTTTCTGCAAAAAATACTATCCACAGTTCGAGAGGGTGGATGACAGAAACGACCAGACTGCATgtaatgaaagaagtagaatCTTGTCAGACAAATACAGAGAGCTCGAGAGATGAGAAGGAAGATGCAAAAGCTCAAGATAGAAAAAGAGCTGCCATTTCTACTGTTATCAACATACTGGAGTCCAAGCACAACAGATCACTTACTTCATCAAAGACTGAGTGCTTGCAAGACAGTAGTTTCTATTCTCCAATCATGAGTTCTAAGCCACatttttttcagaaatttGAGCAGCAGAAGAAGCCCATTTTTAAGGGACTAGCAGATCTCAGAAATGGTGCAGTAGGTGGCCATCCTAAGAATCATCCTGGATCTGTGATGGCTGTTACTAAACAAGTTACTGGCAGTGAAGAAAAAAGCGAAGACTTTGTGAATGATCAAATACCCTTGGACAAGATGACTAATATGGAGTGCTTGCGATATGAAAAGGAAGTTGCAGAATATCAAGAGAGAAAAGGAGCCACTGTTTTGACAGTTCCCAACTTGTCAGATTTCAGGAACTCAGAGATTGAGTGCTTTGAAGATGGTAGTTCCTATACACCTCCTCCAAAACTAGTTAGTTTTAAGCGAAGCAATCAAAAGAATCCTAAGAATGATGCTGCAGAAGGTACTGGCCAGAACAAAAAGGCttcagaaaatgaaaatagtgaAAAACTCGAGATTCTTCGCAGTAAACTTGCTAGCTTCTACAGCAATGTTATGGTTGTTGATAATGTTTCTGCCGCAAAGAAGGTTGTATGGATGCTTACAAACAAATATAAGCATCTTGTCCATGCATGTGATACTGAG GTGGCCAAAATTGATGTGAAGCAAGAGACACCTGTTGATCATGGAGAAGTGATATGCTTCAGTATTTATTCTGGACCAGAAGCAGATTTTGGAAATGGGAAGTCCTGCATCTGGGTTGATCTTCTTGATGGTGGTGGCAGGGACCTTTTGAATGAATTTGCTCCATTTTTTGAGGATCCATCCATCAAAAAG GTTTGGCATAACTATAGCTTTGATAACCATGTCCTTGAGAACTATGGGCTGAAGGTTTCTGGTTTTCATGCTGACACAATGCATATGGCACGGCTTTGGGATTCATCGAGACGCACAGAGGGTGGGTACAGTCTTGAAGCACTTACAGGTGATCGGAAAGTCATGTCTGAGGATAAGAAAGCTTATCAGAAAGACATGTCTATGGGCAACACAGATGAGGGTTTCATGGGCAAAATATCAATGAAAGATATCTTTGGCAGGAGAAAGTTGAAAAAGGATGGATCTGCAGGCAAAATAAGCACCATTGCTCCTGTTGAAGAGCTTCAAAGAGAGGAGCGAGAGTTGTGGATCTCTTATTCTGCCTTTGATTCAATAAACACACTGAAACTTTATAAgagcttgaaaaaaaaacttttagaaATGTCATGGAAACTTGATGGGAAACCAGTTCCAGGAAAATCCATGTTTGACTTTTATCAGGAATACTGGCAACCATTTGGTGAGATTCTAGTTAAAATGGAAACTGAGGGGATGTTGGTGGATCGGGAATATCTTTCTGAGATTGAGAAGGTGGCCAGAGCAGAGCAAGAAGCTGCCGTTAACAGGTTCCGAAAATGGGCATCTAAGCATTGTCCTGATGCTAAGTATATGAACGTGGGAAGTGACACACAACTGCGCCAGCTTTTATTTGGTGGCAAGCCTAACAG caAGGATGACTCAGAGAGTCTTCCAATTGAGAGAATTTTCAAAGTTCCCAACACTGAAGGAGTGATTGCAGAAGGCAAGAAGACTCCCTCAAAATTTCGCAATATCACGTTGCGCAGCATTGGCGTTGATCTGCCAACTGAGATGTACACGGCCACTGGTTGGCCCTCTGTTGGTGGAGACGCTTTAAAGACCTTAGCTAGGAACATTTCTGCAGAGTATGATTGTGTGGATGGGGCTCATGACTTGGATGATTCTGGATGTACAGAAGAGACAGAATACAAGGGTGCAGTTGCATCAAATAACAAGATATTTGCAACAGAGCAGGAGGCAAGGGAAGCTTGTGATGCCATTTCTGCTTTATGTGAAGTTTGCTCTATTGACTCCTTGATATCCAACTTCATCCTTCCCTTGCAG GGGAGTAATGTTTCAGGCAAGAATGGACGTGTTCATTGTTCGTTAAATATCAACACAGAAACTGGGCGCTTGTCAGCAAGGAGGCCAAATTTGCAG AATCAACCCGCTTTGGAGAAGGACCGGTATAAGATCCGTCAGGCATTCATAGCTGTACCTGGAAATTCTCTTATTGTTGCTGATTACGGGCAG CTGGAACTTAGGATTCTTGCACATCTCGCCAATTGTAAGAGCATGTTGGATGCCTTCAAAGCTGGTGGAGATTTCCATTCAAGGACTGCAATGAATATGTATCCACATATACGTAATGCTGTTGAAACAGGGCAAGTGCTGCTTGAATGGCATGGTGAAGATAAACCCCCTGTTCCATTATTGAAG GATGCCTTTGCCtctgaaagaagaaaagctaagatgcttaatttttctattgcGTATGGAAAAACTCCTGTGGGCCTTGCTCGGGATTGGAAG GTTTCCGTGGAAGAAGCGAAGAAAACAGTTGATCTCTGGTATAATGAAAGACAAGAAGTTCTTACTTGGCAAGAAGCTCGAAAAAAAGAATCCCGCATAGATAATCATGTTCATACATTGCTAGGAAGGGCTCGGAGATTCCCAGCAATAAAGTCTCTCACACGTTCTCAAAGAAATCATATTGAACGGGCTGCTATTAATACACCAGTgcag GGTAGTGCTGCTGATGTTGCCATGTGTGCCATGTTAGAAATATCAAAGAATGCACGTTTGAAAGAACTTGGATGGAAATTGCTTTTACAG GTTCATGATGAAGTAATCTTAGAAGGTCCAAGCGAGTCGGCTGAAGTTGCGAAGGCCATAGTTGTCGAATGCATGTCCAAACCCTTCAATGGGAAGAATAATCTTAGAGTTGACCTATCTGTTGATGCTAAGTGTGCTCAAAACTGGTATTCTGCAAAATAG